The genomic stretch TCCTACACTGATCACAAAATTTACCACTTGGACAATATAATGAGCGACACTATCGCGAACAAAAGCAAAACAAAATCCAAATTGACCAAAACCCTTTTTCTTGCTGCTTGCGCCATTGCCTTTGGCGCGATGTATCTTTCTTGGCAATATTCCGATAGCCATCCAAGCACCGAAGATGCTTACGTTCGAGCGAAGATCCTCTCGGTTGCTCCTCAAGTACAAGGCCAAGTGGTTGCTGTGGAAGCGAAAGATTTCCAAGCCGTGAATAAAGGCGATTTGCTGCTGAAAATTGACGCGCGCCCTTACTTATTGGCCGTCAAACAGGCGAAAGCAGCGTATCAGTTAGCCGTTCAGCAACACGATGTCGCGGACAAACAAGTGACGGAAGCAGTCGCAGGATTAGACGCAGCGCGCTCCAACTTGACGGAAGCTCAGTTGGAATACAAACGTATTGATTCTCTCGTGACGCGTAAATTGGCTTCTGCTCAAGATCTCGATACCGCTAAGAACAAACTGGCTAATGCTCAAGCCAGTCTAGAACAAGCGCGGGCATCGGTCGAAAAAGCAATTGCGAACCGTGGTGAAGAAGGGGCTGAAGCCGCAGTGGTTCAGCAAGCGGCCGCTCAATTGGCTCAAGCCGAGTTAAACCTGAGCTATACCGACATCACCTCGCCTGTGGATGGAATCGCTGGCGAAATCAATACGCATGTGGGCTCTGTGGTGGCTGTGGGTCAAACGCTGTTTCCGGTGATCATCAAAGACAGCTATTGGGTACGCGCCAACTTCAAAGAAACGGACCTTACCCATATTAAACCCGGCATGGAGGCAGAAGTGGTGATCGACATGTATCCAGATCGGGTTTGGAAAGCAACGGTCGAAGAACTTTCTCCAGCCAGCGGGACTTCTTTCTCTTTGATGCCACCTGAAAACGCAACGGGTAACTGGGTCAAAATCAAGCAGCGCTTCCCTGTTCGTTTGGCGCTTGACGTGCCAAAAGACGCCCCTCAATTACGCGTGGGAGCCAGTACAGAAGTAACGGTTGATTTGCAAAGTCACCCACTTTGAGTGCTGAGCGATGAATAATCAAATAACGGCAGACAAACGGGGAATTGCCACCGTCGCCGTGATGCTATCTGCCATCATGGTGCTGATTGACATGACAGTGGCCAACGTCTCCCTTTCACATATGATGGGTGCGCTGGGCGCAACCGCAGACCAAATCACTTGGGTGCTGACAGGCTACAGTATGGCGGAGGCGATCTTCATCCCGATGACCAGTTTCTGGGTCTCTCGATTTGGTGAGCGCAAAGTGATGCTGGTGGCGGTGATTGGCTTTGTGATTGCGAGTGCCCTATGTGGCCAAGCCACCTCACTCGAAGAAATGGTGCTCTTTCGCATCATTCAAGGTGCGTTTGGTGCATCGGTCATCCCACTCGCACAATCGATGCTGGTGCAGATCTACCCTTCGGAGCAAAAAGGCAAAGCGATGGCGATTTTCTCCATCGGTATTTTGTTGGGGCCGATTCTCGGTCCAGTCGTGGGCGGAATCATTACCGATAACATCAACTGGCGTTGGATTTTCTACGTCAACCTACCCTTTGGGCTGGTATGTGCGACGCTGATTTATCGCTACATTCATATCAGCAACAAAACAAAGCCGAATTTCGATTGGTGGATCATCGGCTATATGGCGCTCGGCGTTGGCGCGCTTCAATTTGTGCTGGATAAAGGCAACGACGAAGATTGGTTTAACTCACGCATGATTCAAACCGCGGCGTTACTTGCCGTTATTGGCTTGATTATGTGGGTCTATCGCAGTTGGAAAACCAAAAGCCCGATAGCGCCACTGTGGTTGCTGAAAGACAAAAACCTCATGGTCTCCTCGTTGATGATTGCGGTTGTCTCGATGGCGATGTTCGGCTTGACCACACAGCAACCCATGCTGTTGGAGAGTCTGTTGCACTATCCCGTTTCGACTACGGGCATGTTGATGGCTCCGCGAGGGTTGGCGTCAGCAGCCATGTTAATCCTAGTGATCAAACTCAATCCACAGTTTGACCCTAGATTGAAGATCATCTTCGGCTTAACTTGCATCGGTATTGGTAGCTACTTGATGACCTTGTACTCGTTGGAAATCGATACTTTCTGGATCGTGATGCCCAGCATGATTCAAGGCATGGGTTTGGGATTAACCTTCTCTACCCTATCCACATTGGCGTATCTGACACTACCCAAAGAGCAATCGGTCGCGGGCGCCAGTATCTATAATTTGTTTCGCACCATTGGCAGCTCGTTTGGTATTTCCATCGCGACCACCTTTCAATATCGCGACAGTCAACAGCAATGGCATGCGTTGGGCGAAGGCATCAATCCTTATAATCCGGTACTGCATGATTGGGCGTCGCAGCAAGGGCTCTCTATCACTGATCCTGCCGCGCTTGAGCAGTATCAGACCATGCTGCATCAACAGTCACAAATGGTGGCGTTCATTCATACCTTCCAGCTCGTGGGGGTCATGTTCGTTATCATGATGCCAATGCTGATATTGATACGTTCGAAATAATCCTTAAATAGAGCGTATAAAAAAACGAACCGCCGGGTTCGTTTTTTTTATCGCTTGCTGTCAATGCGTCACAGGATTGTCGGCACATCCGCCAATCATGACCTCAAAGATGCAAGAAAGCTTATTGATTTTGTTTAAAAAAGCGCTCTGCAGAAGCAAACAATGCATTACAGTGTTTTTCTTGCTGGCTATATTCTTCACTTCCCTTAGACATGGATTCTAATAGCGCTTTAGCTTCATGATAGTCTTTAACCATTTGTTCAAACTTGGTTTCATAACCGCTTTTTTTATTATGATGTTTTACGCGTTTTTTACTCATTTATTTTTCCTTCATCGAACATCATAATAACTCATAATTTAAATATATTTTCATCTACAGACTGTTTATAAACTCAACTCTAACTAGCGCCCTACCGTATAAAAACGAGAGAACACAAAATCGTGAGTCGCAAAACGCCCAGATGAAAATACATGATAACAATCAGCAATATACCGATCGTTTAATATCAATAAACCATCAATTATTATGATATAAAAACTGAGGCTATTTAATGGAAGATAAAGAAGAAGTAACTACAGATGTAATATAACGAAAGGAATCGAAAGAAAACTAAGAATAGACTTGAACTATATATTTCATAAATAACACATGTTTGAAAACCATGTGCACTATACTCCGATCATTCGAAAATGATAGAAATTTCTCTGATTAAATTTCTGCTGCTTTTCCTTTTTAAAGAGTTTAAAAGTCTATGAACTCGCCACTGCCTAGCTGAAACGACAAGTAGCTTGGCCAAAAAATGGCATGACGCTGAAATGGCAACCTAAAAAAACGCCAGCAATCTTGCTGGCGTTCTTTAAATTCGTTCAATTAGGCTGGAAGACGTTGCCCTGGCGCTTTGGTTTTTTTCTGGCGGTAACTGAACCATAGGTACGTCACCACAATTGAGAAGAACAAGTACGAAAGCGAGAAGATGAATGGCGAGCCAATCAAATCTTGCGATAGTCCCCAAAATACGCCGATAACCGTCACTGCTAACTTAGACAGCATGCCGCAAAGCAACAGGAAAACCGCCAGTTGAGGGAAACGCGAGCTGCGGAATGCAAACCAGTAACAACTGCCTACCGCCAGAGATGAAATATAGAGACCAAACAAGAAAGAGTGGATGTGGTCAGCAGAGGCATAACCCGCCGTAACAGATATCAGTAGAATAAGG from Vibrio vulnificus NBRC 15645 = ATCC 27562 encodes the following:
- a CDS encoding HlyD family secretion protein is translated as MSDTIANKSKTKSKLTKTLFLAACAIAFGAMYLSWQYSDSHPSTEDAYVRAKILSVAPQVQGQVVAVEAKDFQAVNKGDLLLKIDARPYLLAVKQAKAAYQLAVQQHDVADKQVTEAVAGLDAARSNLTEAQLEYKRIDSLVTRKLASAQDLDTAKNKLANAQASLEQARASVEKAIANRGEEGAEAAVVQQAAAQLAQAELNLSYTDITSPVDGIAGEINTHVGSVVAVGQTLFPVIIKDSYWVRANFKETDLTHIKPGMEAEVVIDMYPDRVWKATVEELSPASGTSFSLMPPENATGNWVKIKQRFPVRLALDVPKDAPQLRVGASTEVTVDLQSHPL
- a CDS encoding MDR family MFS transporter, with the translated sequence MNNQITADKRGIATVAVMLSAIMVLIDMTVANVSLSHMMGALGATADQITWVLTGYSMAEAIFIPMTSFWVSRFGERKVMLVAVIGFVIASALCGQATSLEEMVLFRIIQGAFGASVIPLAQSMLVQIYPSEQKGKAMAIFSIGILLGPILGPVVGGIITDNINWRWIFYVNLPFGLVCATLIYRYIHISNKTKPNFDWWIIGYMALGVGALQFVLDKGNDEDWFNSRMIQTAALLAVIGLIMWVYRSWKTKSPIAPLWLLKDKNLMVSSLMIAVVSMAMFGLTTQQPMLLESLLHYPVSTTGMLMAPRGLASAAMLILVIKLNPQFDPRLKIIFGLTCIGIGSYLMTLYSLEIDTFWIVMPSMIQGMGLGLTFSTLSTLAYLTLPKEQSVAGASIYNLFRTIGSSFGISIATTFQYRDSQQQWHALGEGINPYNPVLHDWASQQGLSITDPAALEQYQTMLHQQSQMVAFIHTFQLVGVMFVIMMPMLILIRSK